Within the Thunnus thynnus chromosome 23, fThuThy2.1, whole genome shotgun sequence genome, the region tccttTGCCTTTCACATTCTGGAAACACCCCCCATTACATCAGACCAAAGGTAATGCTAGCTTATTGGGAACACCGAGCGCTGCTAATGTTACAGCAGGTATCATTATcaagaaacatttaatttacagaaatattgtgacaatagtccgactcagtgggTGGAGGGGTTTCTGTGTAGCAGgagttaaatacaaataaaaacaaccagaaaaGTGACTTTTCTTTATATACCATATTATCAAagctaattaaaaacacttgCAAAAATAGAATTTAACAATTTCTAAAGCCTTccaatttcaaatattttaggGGGCTTTCTTCACAATGTAGGCTATTAATGCTGCCACCTTTGTTGAGAAGTTTACTCCTCAACTCTCACAGAGCAACAACAGCTTAAGGTCCTTTTCATCCACAAGAAGCGTCTGAAGtagttctttttcttcttttcatgaGGTTCGCTGTCATCTGAAAAACATTGGATGCTTCAGGTGTCAGTGGCAGAATTAACAACAATGTGGAAGCTCCCAACATTTCAGGATGAAGTGGAGCTGTCTGTTTCATACCTAATGTGGTGTTATCCAGCTCTGTGGTGACTGTCTGGATCCCCTTGGTGGCATCAGTGTCCTGAGTAGTgccaggagctgcagcaggttcAGTATCCAGCATTAGATTTTCAATACTCAGTATGTCATTGAGGCGAGCCAATGCAGTATTTCCATCACTCTGAGTGTCCTGgatactgaacacacacaacacagacataaaTAGCATAATTTATCATATAAGATAAGAACTTTATTGAACCCAGGATGGAAATTTAGCATTATAGCAGCACAAGAAGAGACCAGAGAGGCAGATAGGAACAGAATACAGATGAACAAagagagattttaaaaaaaagatcaaaatatAGTACTGTATATTCAGGAGACTGATGTACATTTCTCACACAGGTACACATTGCTCAGGGGTGCAATGTGGGCCTCCACCCTGCTGTTCAGGAAGCAGTGGTTAACATCTATACTTAAAATGTCTCCTTCAGGTACCTTCACCACTTTTGTCCaagtttaaaaaagagagactttgatAAAACAGCCTCTGTGGCCTCTGTATCATAAAAATATCTAGCAGCAACAGGATGAGTAAATAGCTACTGTGCCTGTCATCAGCCTCGGTTGCAGTCTCTGTCCTCATTAAGTCGGTCCGGGCCTGGCTGGTGCCGGGCtcactggctgctggctgtagagTTTCATTGATGCAGCTCTGGGTGATAAATAGATGGTTGAGGACTTCACTGGGAGTGATCCTCTCATTAGCATCCACTCGAAGCATCGCTTTCAGCAGTTCAATGCACTGCGTCCATTCTTTAGCTTCTGCATCGTTCACTATCTCCTCGCTCAGCTGCATTTGAAACATTGTGCAAATCTAACAGCAGTCAAGTTATTCTGATTCATGAAAAGAGAatcaaataaagacatttttcagcAGCTACAACCTACTAAACTACTTACCATTTTCAGATCATCCAGGGAGCCAACGGGGTACATCTTGTTGCCAATGGAGATTTTATTCCAGTACTGGTCGTGTGACTAGAAGAATAAGATAACTAGAGATTATTCTATCTTTAATTTATCTGTTATAATTGAAGACATAAGAATGTTGCAGACAAAGATGCTTTTGAGAAAGTTAAATATGATACCATGATGGTCCACTGGTTGCAAGAGTTCTTGATGAAGAACTCTTTTGTTTTCAGACCAGCATCCAAAAGATGGTCTGCTGGTTGACCCAAGATCTCACAGATAGACTTCATCTGGAGACAAAACACAGTGTCACATCAAAATATTTAACAGGGATGATAAGAATCAGCCTCAGTCATTCTTTACGTTGGATGAATCGAGGCCAGGTGCAGTACATGACTGCATCACTACCAGATCTATTAGGAAGCAGGTAGAAAAGAAAGTTTTTTCCTTACCTGACCATACTCGGAGTGCCAAGGGAAGATCAATGAACCAAACATCATCTGCCCCATCACCACGCCGAGAGACCACATGTCAATGGCCTCAGTGAAGGGGAGTCCCAGCATAATCTCTGGAGCCCTGAATGTGAGGGTTAGCAGAAATATTCTGTATCATCAATACAAGGTAGTATTAAGATACTCTACTAGAACTCTGACTAGAATGACAACCAGTGTCTCTGTTTATACACCTAACCTGTAATAAGCCACTTGGTAACAAGCACCCACTACAGCTTCACATGTGCGGAACGCCAAGCCAAAGTCGATCAGCTTCACTGTTATGAGCTGCTCCTCATCCTTCACCAGCATGATATTGTCTGGTTTTAAATCCGAATGGATCACTCCGGCACTTCTTAATGCGCTTAGTGCTGTGGCCAACTGCAGGTACAAGGTCAGTAATAAGACCGCTTCTCATTGTTTCAAGACCTTTCAATCTGTAACTTTGTGACACTGCATTCAAACCTGTTGGATGATGAATCTGATGTCCTTCAGAGGAAGACGGTCCTCACTGTGCTCCGTCATGTAGTCAAACAGGTTAATTCCCAGCAATTCCAAGACCAGACCAGTGGTGTTGTTGATCTGGTACCAGTCATAGAACTTAACAATGTTGCACTGGTCCAGATTTTTCCCCATGAGGTCTTGTAATATGGATGCCTGAGGATTCATGATTCAAGTTTAGGTATCAGtaggaatttttttttcttttttcttaaaataaaatcttactCTTGAAACTTTGTACATGAACATATACAAGTTAGCCAACCTCACGTGCGACAGCGTCACCATATCTTGAGACTTTTATGGCCACAGTCTCACCAGTGTCCCTGTGTTTGCACTTTGCCACTATTCCGTAGTCACCATCTCCCACAAAATCAACAAGCTCGTAGTCGCTGGGGATTGGGAATACATCAGAATCACTACAGGATGAACTGCCGCTGGTGTCCTCCAtagttaatttagtttttgtacTGAAAGCTGGAGGTGAAATCGAGAATTAGGCGAGGTGAAAGATggcatttctctcattttcttttaatatcgTCAAACCCTAACcgtcatttcttttttcatgttaaaCTCCTCAGTGTTAacttgtttttcagtttcaccAAAGCTAAGTCATTGCAACAAGGTGTTGGGACTAACTATTAAGGTGGTACTAAGGTGGTAAATGGAAGCTACGCTTTTGTTTGATATCAACGTATTATTCTTCCACTACACATCAGAGGGACATCAGCTCAACTTCAGTGTtacactttgtctttttatataaAGTGAAAAAGAGATTCATTCTATGTCCTTTAACCTGAGTAAAATCTTGAAGATGTAATAACAGGTGGCTACTGATGATTCATGAAACAGATCTCTATAGCCtatttcatttgcatttcatCCCAACACCCACCTCTGTTTTTCAGTTGCACCATGATTGGActtcagaaacagaaagaaacaaagatttACCTGTATAAATTTGTTAAATGTTCAAGTTGGATCTTTTCAATTCTTCCTTGCAAGTTATTTTTTACACTAATTAACTGGTTATGTGGATCCACAGGTTGAGTGTTGTGACTGCAAACAGTGAATGGCCAAAATTCCAAATGTACAATAGTTCTtcatgatgtcacacagaaCCTTCAGTGTGGATTGTACAGCTGCAgtaaacacacaccaacattaCATTAAACCCACATATACTGAAGCATTGTCGAATAACTACACAAATGTGACAGGTTGGTGTTGTTTTGCTacaatttaagttatttttgttgGATTTCTCAGGGTTCATTTTTGCGCACCAAAGTGAACAATGACTGCAGGCCTGTTGCATTAAAAACCGTCctcatgaaatgttttgaaaggATTACTGTGTCTTTTCTTAAATcccaacagaaattaaaaagccttttttttactacagcatacatactgtatctgctctgtaaataacttgtcctgtgttctccctttgaagaaaaaatagaaaccaAAAAGgagaatttttaatttttttaattcttgGATTTCATTcagaactgaaaatgtatatggtaaaatgaaattatgcttcgtaaaagtagaatttatggcagagctgttgtattggattgcattagattgcacaggtgttcctaatgaagtgcTTAGTGAGTGCTTAGTGATATGCATGAgtgcatttttttcctctgttgtgTTTGGCAGATATTTAAGTAGCAGGTATAACatatacatgtgttttctttgagataTACACACAGCACAAGTCTATAGCGTCtatgtcttgtctttttttaatcaactgtGCCACTTTGCACTGTAGTGACAGAAACATTTCCCGTGTATATAAACAGGAAtggattttaattaattaagtgCAACTGGCACGGAGGCTTGTGTAGCAGCCTCTCactgattaaattattttttcagtacATGGAGTGAATGGAAAACCTTATTCATATTTGTGAATCTTTAAACGAAATGCGCTGCAATTACTCCAAACTGTTGATTGAAATATTGCGTTGTgttatgtaacattttaataaaaagtttGGAGTGATTATAATGCATTTTATGGGTATacccattgactgtatataaagacagCGCATTTCTCCTAAGTTAAACTCCTCTTGCCCCGCCTATTCAGCGTAATATCCTAGCAACGAGttcctctgttctcctctcattggtcGGTTTTTGGATTTCCGCCATATTCAAAAAAATAGTCACGAGCCTCGGCTATTGTTGAaagatttgttgttgttattctctTTAACCCTTTAAGTAACACGTCATTAAAATACCCCGGGTCTATGACATTTCAAATGGGTGAAACCGATGAAGTCCAAGCTCCCGTTTCGACCTCAGAGACGCTGAAAAGACAACCGAGCACCAGAAACTTGAAGAGGGAGATTTCAGCAGATGAAGATGAGGCTTCCTCCCTTGAGAATAACAGGAACAGGAGTCTGAGACGGTGAGTCCATCTTCTCCGTTCAGACCCTGAAACACCGTCACAAACTGTGGCAACATAACTGTTACACAAGTGCAACCGTCGGTGCCGAACCAGTCTGGCTGTGTGTCCGGGACGACATGTGACGTTATTCCTCAGCTGTGCTAAGCTAAACCATACATAGCGGtgtattttctgtaaaaaacaaacaaacatatatatatataaaataaaaatggtttaACACATATAAATAGCAAAGTGAGTGAGATAATTGCAACGTCAAACAAGCTACTAAATACTTAAGTTACATACAATGCAATTTTAACATCGTTTAAGTGTCCTGAAAATATCTTCAATTGCGACAAAACGccacaagatggcagcaaaGCTCCACTGTTTGCCCAGATCTGTAATAGAAAACTGTCTTGTCACATGTAAAGTTAGACTATTTATTTCCATTGTATTCCATGTATTCTGTTGCTTTTTCTGTATGTTTCAGTTAGTAATTTTAAATCGAACAGGGGTCTGTTTTAAGATTAGCCTAGTCCTTGCTGTAGATTTGAGGTGGCTCTAGGTTTTACTCTGCAACCCTATCTTTCTTGCTGTGCTGTCACAGCAGATGTAGGGTTGTGATCCGTTATGATTCATATGCACTCATATGTGTTTATCCTATCCTTATTAGCTGATAACAATATTCTAGCACAAATTTCTTTGCAAAGAGTAACTTGGCACATActgtaccagtcaaaagtttgggcacacTTTCCTATTCATTTggatgagaaagtgtgtccaaacttttgactgctactgtaTGCTACTCTCAGTCTGTGCCACTTGATGTGAATAACTCCAGTCTCCTATCAGCTTCAGCTGAGTTGACAAATGCGTTGAGAAATGTATCTTTTCAGTTAATCTCCTAAAAATAAACATCGAAGCCAGTTCCAAAATAAGCCAAACATCAGCTGTAAGAGCAATATGTGACTGATACCAGGGCCACAACTACAGTAATCATTCATTTCACGATTGATTAATctcctgattattttcttgattgattgaATCATTGTTTAGTCATGAAATTGTCCAAAAGTAGTCAGAAAAATGTCCAATGTTGATGTCTTGTGTTGAtcgaccaacagttcaaaattCACATATATTTCAATTTAGGGCTCAACTGATGACTGATTCatcatcaattattttctcagtttttactgtttggtctaaaaatatcagaaaaatggTGGAAAACGTTaatcactgttgttttttccccttcaacagtccacaacccaaagacattcagtttactgtcacagaggactgaagcagaaaatattcagatttgagaagctggaattagaGAATTATAACCTTTTTTCTTAGAAAACAACTCAATGCAATTATGATAAtgtaatagttgacaactaatccattaattgactaatcacaTAAGATAAGcaggaaatcctcacatttgagaagctgaaaccagggaatgtttgacatttctgcttgaaaaattgACTATAgttattgattgtttttctgttgatcacctaattgattaatcaaccaaTCATTTTAGCTCCAACTGATACAATATTGTTTTTTGATATCAAATTTGAAATTTCAAAGGCAGTTCTCATAACAGTAAATCTAGAGGCTTGACCGTTGAGTGTCTTTCCAACCGCGCCTTTGTGTATAACCTGTGGAATGCTTTACATACACTGTTATTCTGGATCCAGGCAACACAAACACTTGTCCTTGTCTCTCCAGGTAATCTCTTTCATTTATTGACCATAAATGTGACCAACACTTAATTAGAGTCCAAGAGCTCATTTTTATCACTACAACATGATTTAGGTTCTCAGACCGGCGGCTAACATAATAGCAATCAGTATGTTTTGGGATAATATACTCCTGGGAGCATTTATATTGGACTCTTTTGAAAGGCTTTCCATGCTGTGTGCCAAAGTGCCCCAACCCAGCCCAGCGCCCAGCCAGCTCTGCAGACAAACATGGAAAAACATCACCCAAAATTTGACCTCCATAACAAggtttatggaaaaaaaacataaaagtcatGTGAGAGAAAATAAGGCTTGATTTCCCAAGTGAGATTGGCATTGAATAGACTGGCAGTGGAATTTTACTTTTGAGTGTTCTGTTTGCCAAGCACGTGCACGATTTaaccaacagaaataaatagTGTTGGTAGAAAGACCGTGAACTCAGCGTTGTAAGGTCGTCGTCCATGTTAAGTGCTGGTTAAAATATCACGTTGAACGGGTGGGGCCAGcattgtttaaatgttgttagGGTGGGGACTGCGTCTTGTAAAAACGTGAAGTCTTTTCAATAAAATTCACCTCATATAACACTTCATAAAACAATAGCATGCACGTGCACCCTGTTTCTGGTAACCTTGATGATCTTAATAAGTGCTGCTTCACCTGCCAGcatcatgaaaatgtgatgagTGAGtggtctggtgtgtgtgtgtgtgtgtgtgtgtgtgtgtgtgtgtgtgtgtgtgtgtgtctttgcagtATCTATAGTAAACACACAAGAGGACATGCATGTGCAAGTGGGGTCAATGCGGGAATAGTTCAGTTTCAGAGTTACCTAGCAAACAAGGGCAGGGCAACATAGGATGCTAATCCACTGACTCATGAGCCACACTTCTCGCAACACATAAGAACAGGTACAGGAGTAAAAAGGACCTTTGTCCCCTGGTGAGTGGCAGTTACAAATGTGTAGTGATATTGATCACGTACATATCCATGAAAAGCTTACACTTGTACACCAAGACTGTCTGCTTTTAAAATAGCTCATTGTATAGTAAACATGACGTTGGATAAGTCTACAGCAAATGAGTAATCGTCAATAGAAATGCCTTTTTCATGATGTGATAGTTTACTAAGATATGTTTAATAGTGATATCTGTTCTGTATATTGCACACACAAAATAGGTAATAAAACCAACCAGATATTCTTGGCCATCACTAAGGGCTCTGATTGAAGAGTTTACATTTCACATGTTTGCTTGTTGCTCATCTGTCTACAGGCAAAGTACAAAGTCTAAGCAGGGATTTGGTTTCCCTTTCTCAAAGACACTTTAAAAGGATCTGTAACTGTTGACATACACTCTGTGGCTGGGATGATCTCACCAACAGCTAGGCCAGTGTTGGACCTTTAGTCTTTTACCACTCACACGCAAAATAGTCAAAGTAGGTGTAAGTATTAGTCTGATACTATTGTTCACTGCATTATGAAGTGCTTTTCAGTGTCATGGACATTTCACACGCAGCACACTGCAACATAAACTTGTGTGCCATCTTTTAAAATCAGCCAAACAGAcataaagtggaaaaaaaagctgctaCAAACAGCTGCAGAGTGCAAGTAAGAGGAAAAGAACTTCTTTGTTGCGTAATAACTAGTCACATGCTGTCAGACTTCAGGATAAACGTAAATAATCACTATCTTAAATCTACAATCTATTACTACATGAGATAATATTGTGTGATACATTGCTGTGTCGGTTATTTGCCCCAGTAGCctgttgactgacagaaaatttaatcagtaactattttgataatcgttcAACTAAGCAAgaaatttgaagatgtcattttttcacattttttgtgattttttttaaaataaattatatgattaatcagttaattgagaaaGTTTTCTGTAGATTAATTGTCAGCTGCAGCCCTATTGAATTCAAAACGAcgtgttaaaggtgcagtgtgtagaatttagtggcgtctagcaaaacagacttggcagacatggaatataatattcataagtatgttttaactagtgtataatcacttaaaattgtgaatcattgtgtttttgttagcgTAGAATGAGcactttatatctacatagggagcaggttcTCTTCtacggaggccgccatgttgcaccgccatgtttctacagtagctcagaatggacaaaacaaacactggctctagagagggcctttcacgtttttcgcAAGTTTCGCAGCCGCCATAgtttctcctacacacttggaagggaaggggaggggaagggtatctgcaatctgcaacctcacagctagatgccactaaatcctacacactgatccttcaacaaatattgtttttctgttaaacTGCACACCAACACAGAACAGTGCAACCTTCAAGTCTGTGTTTAGACTGACATTATCACTTCATTAAGTcgtgtcagttttatttatataggccaaaatcacaaattttccTCAAAGggcaaaattattaaaaaagttCCATGCACCAGCATGGAGTGTCTGTCTCTCCTGTATGGCTCTTGGCAGTGCAGTGAGCCACAGTGTTGATCACACTGGACGGCAGTATAGGACGATGTTTCCATCACCCTTCTTCTCTATTTCCATTACAGTTAGTTTTGAAGATAGGTCATTTTGAGAAAAGactttgtttgaaaaatgttatAGCCTGCAGTTATCCTACGTTGTTCTGTGTACATTGACgcaacagagaaagaaaagcgTGTAGAGATTGGACTGGCTAAATGAGATTTGACGTCAGGTCTCCTTGATGTTTTGAATGGTTTCTTTCTCTCATGTCTGTTCACGAGGGAGCTGTTGTGGAAGTGTTATGTGTCCAGTAAGTGTCTTCAACAAGGTTAAAGGACAGGGTCACTCTTTGCACCTACTTCTTCTGGTCAAACTGGTGACCTTTTGGTGATGAGCTTACTTCCTCACATCTCTTTTATCACAAATACCCTTCTCTGCTCCAGTACCACTCACAGTAGAACAGTGTTTAGATTAAGCAGCAGTGAGATATTAAGTCAGGGAGAGGAAGACCAGTTGTGTGTAATTACTGCATGCTCTCATCTCCTGTTAGATT harbors:
- the LOC137175770 gene encoding homeodomain-interacting protein kinase 2-like isoform X2; translated protein: MGKNLDQCNIVKFYDWYQINNTTGLVLELLGINLFDYMTEHSEDRLPLKDIRFIIQQLATALSALRSAGVIHSDLKPDNIMLVKDEEQLITVKLIDFGLAFRTCEAVVGACYQVAYYRAPEIMLGLPFTEAIDMWSLGVVMGQMMFGSLIFPWHSEYGQMKSICEILGQPADHLLDAGLKTKEFFIKNSCNQWTIMSHDQYWNKISIGNKMYPVGSLDDLKMLSEEIVNDAEAKEWTQCIELLKAMLRVDANERITPSEVLNHLFITQSCINETLQPAASEPGTSQARTDLMRTETATEADDRHSSYLLILLLLDIFMIQRPQRLFYQSLSFLNLDKSGEGT
- the LOC137175770 gene encoding homeodomain-interacting protein kinase 1-like isoform X1 — its product is MEDTSGSSSCSDSDVFPIPSDYELVDFVGDGDYGIVAKCKHRDTGETVAIKVSRYGDAVAREASILQDLMGKNLDQCNIVKFYDWYQINNTTGLVLELLGINLFDYMTEHSEDRLPLKDIRFIIQQLATALSALRSAGVIHSDLKPDNIMLVKDEEQLITVKLIDFGLAFRTCEAVVGACYQVAYYRAPEIMLGLPFTEAIDMWSLGVVMGQMMFGSLIFPWHSEYGQMKSICEILGQPADHLLDAGLKTKEFFIKNSCNQWTIMSHDQYWNKISIGNKMYPVGSLDDLKMLSEEIVNDAEAKEWTQCIELLKAMLRVDANERITPSEVLNHLFITQSCINETLQPAASEPGTSQARTDLMRTETATEADDRHSSYLLILLLLDIFMIQRPQRLFYQSLSFLNLDKSGEGT